Proteins encoded within one genomic window of Lampris incognitus isolate fLamInc1 chromosome 1, fLamInc1.hap2, whole genome shotgun sequence:
- the c1galt1c1 gene encoding C1GALT1-specific chaperone 1, with product MLSEGSSFMKGMIMGGLFCLVLSLLGSFTPGTESNSEDHHHHHVKAPSKDELKRFTDSEMEEIRQQVQVYCIIMVQPKFLVYWATAKDTWSKHCDRAVFYTSESSKALEAVDLNEKDEWARLRKALKHAYDNAGDLRWFFLAQPTTFAIIENLKYLVLAKDPSEPFYIGHTLKSGELEFVEYESGIVLSYEALKRLVHVFRDEEKCPERGRSLWKLSEEKQLAICLKYTGVFAENGEDAQGKGLFSSKGVDSLISDSMKNNPTNVVEGCCSDVAVTFSGMSPSQMQVMMFGVYRLRPYGHNFHDSLVFKPPQDSDND from the coding sequence ATGTTGTCAGAGGGGAGCTCCTTCATGAAGGGGATGATTATGGGAGGCCTCTTCTGCTTGGTGTTGTCACTTCTTGGCAGCTTCACCCCTGGAACGGAGTCCAACTCTGaggaccaccaccaccatcatgtcAAGGCCCCCAGTAAAGACGAGCTGAAGCGCTTCACTGATTCCGaaatggaggagataagacaACAAGTGCAGGTTTATTGCATCATTATGGTCCAGCCTAAGTTCCTGGTCTACTGGGCCACTGCTAAAGACACATGGAGCAAACATTGTGATCGGGCGGTGTTCTACACTTCCGAGTCATCTAAGGCCCTTGAGGCAGTAGACTTAAATGAAAAAGATGAATGGGCTAGGTTACGCAAAGCTCTCAAACATGCTTATGATAATGCCGGTGACCTGCGCTGGTTCTTCTTGGCGCAACCTACCACATTCGCCATTATTGAAAATCTCAAATACCTTGTTCTGGCTAAGGATCCCAGTGAGCCATTCTACATTGGCCACACCTTGAAGTCAGGGGAACTGGAGTTTGTGGAGTATGAAAGTGGCATAGTTTTAAGCTATGAAGCGCTGAAAAGGCTAGTGCACGTGTTCCGGGATGAGGAGAAGTGTCCAGAACGAGGGCGTTCCTTGTGGAAGCTGAGTGAGGAAAAACAGCTGGCCATATGTCTCAAGTATACCGGAGTGTTTGCAGAGAATGGAGAAGATGCACAAGGAAAGGGCCTGTTCAGCAGCAAGGGTGTGGACAGCCTCATATCCGACAGCatgaaaaacaaccccacaaATGTAGTGGAAGGTTGCTGCTCTGACGTTGCAGTCACATTCAGTGGGATGTCCCCCAGTCAAATGCAGGTTATGATGTTTGGAGTTTACAGGCTTCGCCCTTATGGGCACAATTTCCATGACTCATTAGTATTTAAACCTCCACAGGATTCAGATAATGACTAG
- the mcts1 gene encoding malignant T-cell-amplified sequence 1: MFKKFDEKENVSNCIQLKTSVIKGIKNQLLDQFPDIESWLNHIMPKKDPVKIVRCHEHIEILTVNGELLFFRQREGPFYPTLRLLHKYPFILPHQQVDKGAIKFVLSGANIMCPGLTSPGAKLYPAATDTVVAIMAEGKQHALCVGVMKMSAESIEKVNKGIGIENVHYLNDGLWHMKTYK; the protein is encoded by the exons ATGTTTAAAAA ATTTGATGAGAAGGAAAACGTTTCCAACTGTATTCAGCTGAAGACATCAGTGATCAAAGGAATCAAAAACCAGCTGTTGGACCAGTTTCCTGACATTGAATCATGGCTAAACCACATTATGCCAAAAAAGGACCCTGTGAAAATAGTGAGATG CCatgaacacattgaaatcttGACGGTGAATGGAGAACTGCTATTCTTTAGGCAGAGAGAAGGACCATTTTACCCAACTTTGAGACTTCTCCATAAAT ATCCTTTCATACTTCCACACCAGCAAGTAGACAAAGGGGCCATTAAATTTGTCTTAAGTGGAGCCAATATCATGTGCCCTGGGCTGACATCACCAGGGGCTAAACTCTACCCAGCTGCTACAGACACAGTAGTT GCCATAATGGCAGAGGGAAAACAGCATGCACTTTGTGTTGGAGTTATGAAGATGTCTGCAGAAAGCAT AGAAAAGGTCAACAAGGGAATCGGAATTGAGAACGTTCACTATCTTAATGATGGATTGTGGCACATGAAGACGTATAAGTAA